The genomic window GCCACCGCGCCTAGTGCCCAAGCGAGATCGCGTAGAGGGCCGCGAATCGACAACACGCCAGCGATCAGCAGCGCCGCCACGCAGAAATAATGAGCCCACACGATGGAACTGAACACCACGGTGCAGCAATACGCCACGCAGGCCAGGATGGCGAAGCGACGGCGCTCGTTGAACAATGCAGCAACGCCGGCAAGTGCTGCGGCACCGAGTGCAAGGCCATAGTTGAGCACCTTCACGCCACTTGGAAGGCGTGAGCTTTCAACGCTTTGCACAACGAGCCCTGGTTCAAGTTGCTCACTGAGATGCTGAGAGTACAACGACAAGTTCGCGCCGCCTACTTGCACCTGTGAGCGCAAGGTTTGCAGCCTTTCGATCCATGTCCCGAATACCTCAGGACCCAGGGTGATGAAGGAGACGATCACCACTACGGACGCGGTGCCTGCGGCCATCAGGGCGGCAGTCCTGCGACGGGGGAAGAATGCTAACAGCACAATAATCGCCAACGGTGTGAGCTTGATGGCCGCAACTAATCCCAGGCAGAGCCCCGCTCGTTTTGGTTGCACGTGCGCCATGGCCAGCGAATATGCCACGGCGGCAACGATCAGGGGCGTGGTTTGCCCAAGCCACAGCGAAAATTGCAGGGGGAAGGAGATGAGCAGCAGCACCATTCCCGGCAGCGTTACTTGCACTGGTGCCGTTCGCCCGCGCCACAGGTAGAAAGCGCTCGCGGGGATGATGGCGCACGCCAAGCAGCTCAAGTAGGTCAGTCCCAGCGCCGTCGCTTTTGCGCTGAGGCCGATGGACGCCAGGAGGCTGAAAAACCACGCCACTGCGGGAATGTGGACGAAGGGGTGCGGGTGCGGGGAGATGTCTGCAATGCTGGGCGCAAGGTCTGTCCAGGGGCCTGTGCCGATGTTGCTGAAGTCGAGCGGATCGAAGTCATAGATTCGCAGGGGATCAATCCCCTCAGCGATGATCTTGCCTGCGAGCCACAGCGAGGCGAAGTCATCGACTTGCCATCGGTTTTGTATAAACCACGTGGCAAAGAAGGCAAGGATGGCAGCGAATGCCCACGAGGACTTGGTCATGAGCGGGCTGGGCGTTCGAAATTCCAAGGAATACTCTCTTCGGGTGGCTGCAGGTGCTTTGTTCAGAATACGTGGGGCGTCGAAAAGCCAAAAAGTGTGACTCAATCTACTTCAATGCGCATTCGGCGGGTGCCCCCTTTAATATCGGAGGGCATGAGCGTAACTATCTCTGCTGAAGAACTGGCTGAACGCATCCACTCAGGCAGCAATAACATCCTGCTTGCTAGCCTGTGGTCCGCAAACGAAGGCGGCGGTTTTGCCCAGTTCAATTCCGAGCACATTCCTACTGCGAAGTTCTGCGATCCTGCGGCGGCCTTGGCCGGTACGCCGGGTTCCGCTGGCGGGCGCAACCCATTGCCCACCAAAGATATTTTGGATCGTTGGTTCAATCGCTGGGGGCTGACCGATGACCGCCAGGTGGTGGTCTATGACAACTTCCGCGGCCTCTACGCTGCGCGTGCGTGGTGGGTGCTGAAGTGGGCTGGTGTGCAAGACGTGGTGGTGCTCGACGGTGGTCAGTCTCACTGGGAAGCGACCGGCCACCAGCTCATCGGCGGGCCCGGCAATCCGCGAGGTTACGCCAATATCACCTCACAGCCTGGTCAATTGCCCACGGCCAGCATCGAGGATGTGAAAAAGCACGACGGCATTCTCCTGGATGCGCGTGAGCGCAATCGTTTTGCAGGGCGCAAGGAGTTCCTTGACCTCAAGGCGGGCCACATTCCGGGAGCCATTAACATCCCCACTCGTGATGTGCTCAATGAGGATCTCACCTTCAAATCCGCAGATGAGTTGCGCAAAATTTTCAACGATGCGGGCATTGAGTCGGCCGAGAACGTCATCATCTATTCGGGTTCTGGTAACCACTCGGCGCAGGTCATCATGGCGATGGAGATCGCCGGGATTGGTATTCCTCGCCACTACATCGGTGGTTGGTCGCAGTGGTGCGCGAATGAGAAAAACCCGGTAGAGCGCGGCGACTAAACTCAATCCCATGCTCTTTTTCCTCGCTGCCGTCCTCGGGCTCGCCGGTGTTGCGCTTTGGCTTTTCGACGTCCAACGTAACCGACCCCCGCGTCAAACATTGCCTGAGCAGGAGCCCATTGTGAAGGCGGAACTTGGGCCCGAGGAAGTGGAGTCTCCGGAGGAGTTTAGCGCTGGACCGCCAGCGGCTGAGCCGAAACCGAAGCGTTCTTCTTTCCAGGGCTTTCCTGCCGGTTTGCGTAGGGAAAAGCGCCAATGGGCTCAATCTCAGGGCTTTGATTTTGAGAAAAGCGATGATCTCTTGGCGCAGGAATGGGAGCGAGGCCCTGAGGGGACAGCGAAGAACATAGTGAGCGGATCTGCGCGCGGCACTGAGATTCGCCTCTTCGAAATCAATGGAATCACTATGATGGCTGCTCGCAGGAACGCGGCCTCCGAGGTGCTCTTCTTGGCGCAGCGCGAAGCGGATCCGGATCTCATCCGCGTTGGCCAGGCCGATGATCTTGTGCTCATGGGCAGTGATCAGGGCGCTGTGCAGCGCATGTTGGATGAACGGGCATATCGCTGCTTCTCCTTATTGCCTGACGCCGTTGAATCCGTGTGGTGCGAGGCTGATTGGGTCCTCACGCAATTGTCTAAGCCAAATCATCAGCAGGATTGGAATCAAACTGCCCAGGCCATCACCTGGCTTGCTGACGCGGCTATGGTGTTGCCGAGGCGTGGCAATACCGATCTCCCCGTCCCGCTTGAGCAGATGGATCCCACCCGCCCCCTGCCACCGACCCCACCGGCGCAGGAACTGGAACAGGACGCTACTGCGGCCAATGTCCCTGAGCCGGAGATCGAGGCGACCGTGGTGGAGCTCCCCAGCCGTGCAGCGAAGATCTCGATGGGGGAGGTGGAGCAGCGCCCACTCGGTGGTGATGAGATTGATCCCATTGGCACTGGTGAAAAGCCACAGCCCAGTGATTTCCAGGGAACCCGGGTGCTCCGCGACTTAAGCGCTGGTTCCAGTATTTTTGATGACGTTGCCCGCGATCTTGGCACCGACCCTCTAGAAAAGGATGAGTGAACATGAACGAATCGAAGAAGCAGCAATTGGCGCAGCTCGTGAAAGAGCTTGCAGTTGTGCACGGAAAAGTCACGCTTTCTTCCGGCAAGGAAGCCGATTATTACGTTGATCTACGTCGCGCCACCTTGCATCATGAGGCGTCGAGGCTCATTGGCGAGCTCTTGCGCGAGCTCACCCACGACCTCAACTACGTGGCCGTCGGTGGTCTGACGCTGGGCGCTGATCCCGTGGCCACCTCGATCATGCATGCTGAGGGCCGCCCGATCGACGCGTTCGTGGTGCGCAAAGAGGCAAAGAAACACGGTATGCAGCGCCGCATTGAGGGCCCAGACATTGTGGGCAAGAAGGTGCTGGTGGTTGAGGACACCACCACCACTGGTAACTCCCCGCTGACGGCTGTTGCGGCTTTGCGCGAGGCCGGTGCGGAAGTGGTGGGCGTTGCCACCGTGGTCGACCGAGCAACCGGTGCCGCCGATGTCATCGCCGCCGAGGGTTTGGAATACCGCTACATCTTGGGGTTGGATGATCTTGGTCTTGAGTGATCAACCGGGGCCGACGGAATGGGGCGAATCTCGCCACGGCGTCGGCCCCTGGGAACAGGAGCGCCCCGGCCAGCTTGCCGACGACCCCCGCTACGATCCAGAACTGCTCGCCGAAGGGGATCGCCGTAACGTCGTGGATGCCTACCGCTACTGGCGCCGCGAGGCAATCGTTGCCGACATTGATACCCGCCGCCACGATCTGCACATCGCGATTGAGAACTTCGAGCACGACGCCAATATCGGCACCGTGGTGCGCACAGCGAATGCTTTCGCCGTGAATACCGTGCACATTGTCGGGCGCCGTCGCTGGAATCGGCGAGGCGCGATGGTGACGGATCGCTACCAGCACCTGCAGCATCATGCGAATATCGCCGAGCTGCTTGAGTGGGCAAAACAGCAGGGGCTGATAGTGGTAGCCATCGACAACACCCCCGGCTCAGTGCCCCTGGAAACGGCAGCATTGCCACGCCGCTGCCTGCTGTTATTCGGCCAGGAAGGTCCGGGTGTTTCCGAGGATGCCAGCAGTAAAGCAGCGATGACATGTTCCATTGCGCAGTTTGGTTCCACCCGTTCGATTAACGTGGGCGTAGCGGCAGGTATTGCGATGCATGCATGGATTCGTCAATATGCTGATCTAGGTAACGCTTGGTAAAAGAAGTGATAGGGAGATTTCGTGTCTGAGATGTGGCTGCATCGCGCAGATCTTGCTGAACAGGCAATTAATGAGCGGCATGCGCAGTCATTGTGGTTGCTGCCAAAGACCAATTTGGCGGTAGTTGCGTGGCCGCCCACCACGAAGGAAAAACTTCACTACCGGTGGCATTACTGGTGGCAGGCTCATTACTTGGATTGCCTTGTCGACGCAGCCTCGCGCCGCGCAACCAAAGCGCGCAAACTTCAAATCCGTCAGACACTCCTGGGGCTTCGTATCCGCCAGCTTGGCAGGCTCACCCGTAATAAGTACTACGACGATAAGTCCTGGCTGGCGCTCGCCATGGCTCGTGCCAAAAAGCTGGAGAGAAAGTCCAAACCGAAGTACCTACGCGCGCTTGAAGCCAACATTATTGACGGCATTGATTCAACCACTGGGGTGCTGCCGTGGCGGGTAGGGGAGCACTTCTTTAACGTTCCAACCAATGGTCCTGCGGCGATCATGCTGGCGCGCAACGGTGATATTCGCCAGGCGCGGGAGCTTGTTGATTGGATGATCGACAATCTCTTGGCGGAAAACGGCCTGATTATGGACGGTATCCGCATGACCATGGAAGGCCCGAAGGTGGTCAAACCCACCCACCCCTATTGTCAGGGAGTGGTCATCGGTGCCTGCGTGGAGATCGCGGAGGCTCTGCGTGAGCACGACTATGAAACTTCCGTCCAGTACCTCACTCACGCTCGTGCTCTGGTGCATGCGGTTGCAAAAGAAATGGCAACGTCCGCGGGAGTGATCGACTGGGCAACTGGCGATGGCGACGGAGGTCTGTTCAAGGGCATCCTCGTTCGCTATCTGGCGGATCTGGCTGTACGGATTCCTGAGGATAATGACGCCAATATCGCCACCAAGCGCATTGCGCGGCGGCTGGTGCTTGCCTCGGCTGAAAGCGTTTGGGCCCACCGGCTAGAGGTCGATGGCCTCCCAGTTTTCCCAACGGACTGGACTGAGGATGCTCGTTTGCCTCATAACTTTGGTGTGGGTGGCTCGTCGCTTTCGGATATTGTCCGAGTTGTCCGCATTGACGAGCGTGATCTCTCCGTGCAGCTCTCCGGCTGGATGCTGCTTGAAGCTGCTGCGCGAGTATCTGCTCACTCCAGTTAAGTTGGGCTCGTGTTTGCCCATGCCCGAATATGTGGGATTTCTCTCGCAATTTGCGCGGATTTTTTCGTAATCGGGCAAGCGAGCGAATGCTTTCGCTGGCATACTTGAAAAGTGACACATTGATTCGCTCGACTGGAGGGTCACTTTTATGCCAATCGCAACTCCTGAGGTCTACAACGAGATGCTTGATCGCGCTAAGGAAGGCGGCTTCGCTTTCCCGGCCATCAACTGCACCTCCTCGGAGACCATCAACGCCGCACTCAAGGGCTTCGCTGAGGCTGAGTCTGACGGCATCATTCAGTTCTCCACCGGTGGCGCCGAGTTTGGTTCCGGCCTTGCGGTGAAGAACAAGGTGAAGGGCGCTGTTGCTCTTGCAGCTTTCGCGCACGAGGCAGCGAAGTCCTACGGCATCAACGTGGCTCTGCACACCGACCACTGCCAGAAGGAAGTGCTGGACGAGTACGTTCGTCCGCTGCTCGCCATCTCCCAGGAGCGCGTCGACCGCGGCGAACTGCCCCTGTTCCAGTCCCACATGTGGGACGGTTCCGCAGTGCCGATCGACGAGAACCTGGAAATCGCCCAGGAACTGCTGGCAAAGGCTAAGGCAGCGCACATCATCCTCGAAGCTGAGATCGGCGTCGTCGGCGGCGAAGAGGACGGCGTTGAGGCCAAGGCTGGCGCTAACCTGTACACCTCCCCTGAGGACTTTGAAAAGACCATCGACGCCCTGGGCACCGGCGAGAACGGCCGCTACCTACTGGCCGCTACTTTCGGCAACGTGCACGGTGTGTACAAGCCCGGCAACGTGAAGCTTCGCCCCGAGGTGCTGCTGGAAGGCCAGCAGGTCGCTCGCAAGAAGCTGGGTCTTTCCGATGACTCCCTGCCTTTCGACTTCGTCTTCCACGGCGGCTCCGGCTCCGAGAAGGAGAAGATTGAGGAGTCCCTGCGCTACGGCGTCATCAAGATGAACGTGGACACCGACACCCAGTACGCCTTCACCCGTCCGATCGTTGGTCACATGTTCTCCAACTACGACGGTGTGCTGAAGATCGACGGTGAAGTGGGCAACAAGAAAGTGTATGACCCACGCTCCTTCATGAAGAAGGCTGAACAGGGCATGTCCGAGCGCGTCATTGAGGCTTGCCAGGACCTGCACTCTGTTGGCACCACCCTGGGCAAGTAATAACTTGCATCTTACTGGCCCCGTTTGGGGCCAGTTTTGTGAATTCTGGGTTAATTTTTCGGCATCGTGCAGGTCATTCGGGGATATAGGCTCGCCCGCGAGCGTGCACTTGGGTAACAATATTGGGCGGATTGTTCGCCTATGTTGCCAAGGAAGACTTACACCATGCGCCGCATCGCCACGGCACTGCTGACCGCCACTCTCGCCGCATCTGGGATGCAGGCGTGGGGCGTCGAAAAGCCGGAACCCCAGCCCTTTGGGCTTGACGCCTACTGGATTTACCAGTCTGACCGCAGCTCATACCCCGACTGGATTTACGACCAGGTCATTGGGGAATTTAAGGACCTCAAAGCGAATCACCCCGAGGTGATGCAGTCGAATCTGGACCAAGTGGTCAAGATCAACAACAATGCGGACGCAGACACCATTGCGCGAGCTCAACAGGA from Corynebacterium gerontici includes these protein-coding regions:
- a CDS encoding glycosyltransferase family 87 protein — encoded protein: MEFRTPSPLMTKSSWAFAAILAFFATWFIQNRWQVDDFASLWLAGKIIAEGIDPLRIYDFDPLDFSNIGTGPWTDLAPSIADISPHPHPFVHIPAVAWFFSLLASIGLSAKATALGLTYLSCLACAIIPASAFYLWRGRTAPVQVTLPGMVLLLISFPLQFSLWLGQTTPLIVAAVAYSLAMAHVQPKRAGLCLGLVAAIKLTPLAIIVLLAFFPRRRTAALMAAGTASVVVIVSFITLGPEVFGTWIERLQTLRSQVQVGGANLSLYSQHLSEQLEPGLVVQSVESSRLPSGVKVLNYGLALGAAALAGVAALFNERRRFAILACVAYCCTVVFSSIVWAHYFCVAALLIAGVLSIRGPLRDLAWALGAVAVAMYLSPLAGTLGVEDPTFVGTDTMFITTIALLFVLPLLVLGEAFIQQPGRHRRA
- a CDS encoding sulfurtransferase produces the protein MSVTISAEELAERIHSGSNNILLASLWSANEGGGFAQFNSEHIPTAKFCDPAAALAGTPGSAGGRNPLPTKDILDRWFNRWGLTDDRQVVVYDNFRGLYAARAWWVLKWAGVQDVVVLDGGQSHWEATGHQLIGGPGNPRGYANITSQPGQLPTASIEDVKKHDGILLDARERNRFAGRKEFLDLKAGHIPGAINIPTRDVLNEDLTFKSADELRKIFNDAGIESAENVIIYSGSGNHSAQVIMAMEIAGIGIPRHYIGGWSQWCANEKNPVERGD
- the pyrE gene encoding orotate phosphoribosyltransferase, coding for MNESKKQQLAQLVKELAVVHGKVTLSSGKEADYYVDLRRATLHHEASRLIGELLRELTHDLNYVAVGGLTLGADPVATSIMHAEGRPIDAFVVRKEAKKHGMQRRIEGPDIVGKKVLVVEDTTTTGNSPLTAVAALREAGAEVVGVATVVDRATGAADVIAAEGLEYRYILGLDDLGLE
- a CDS encoding TrmH family RNA methyltransferase, coding for MILVLSDQPGPTEWGESRHGVGPWEQERPGQLADDPRYDPELLAEGDRRNVVDAYRYWRREAIVADIDTRRHDLHIAIENFEHDANIGTVVRTANAFAVNTVHIVGRRRWNRRGAMVTDRYQHLQHHANIAELLEWAKQQGLIVVAIDNTPGSVPLETAALPRRCLLLFGQEGPGVSEDASSKAAMTCSIAQFGSTRSINVGVAAGIAMHAWIRQYADLGNAW
- a CDS encoding glycoside hydrolase family 76 protein; the encoded protein is MWLHRADLAEQAINERHAQSLWLLPKTNLAVVAWPPTTKEKLHYRWHYWWQAHYLDCLVDAASRRATKARKLQIRQTLLGLRIRQLGRLTRNKYYDDKSWLALAMARAKKLERKSKPKYLRALEANIIDGIDSTTGVLPWRVGEHFFNVPTNGPAAIMLARNGDIRQARELVDWMIDNLLAENGLIMDGIRMTMEGPKVVKPTHPYCQGVVIGACVEIAEALREHDYETSVQYLTHARALVHAVAKEMATSAGVIDWATGDGDGGLFKGILVRYLADLAVRIPEDNDANIATKRIARRLVLASAESVWAHRLEVDGLPVFPTDWTEDARLPHNFGVGGSSLSDIVRVVRIDERDLSVQLSGWMLLEAAARVSAHSS
- the fbaA gene encoding class II fructose-bisphosphate aldolase, giving the protein MPIATPEVYNEMLDRAKEGGFAFPAINCTSSETINAALKGFAEAESDGIIQFSTGGAEFGSGLAVKNKVKGAVALAAFAHEAAKSYGINVALHTDHCQKEVLDEYVRPLLAISQERVDRGELPLFQSHMWDGSAVPIDENLEIAQELLAKAKAAHIILEAEIGVVGGEEDGVEAKAGANLYTSPEDFEKTIDALGTGENGRYLLAATFGNVHGVYKPGNVKLRPEVLLEGQQVARKKLGLSDDSLPFDFVFHGGSGSEKEKIEESLRYGVIKMNVDTDTQYAFTRPIVGHMFSNYDGVLKIDGEVGNKKVYDPRSFMKKAEQGMSERVIEACQDLHSVGTTLGK